One genomic window of Nicotiana sylvestris chromosome 10, ASM39365v2, whole genome shotgun sequence includes the following:
- the LOC138880240 gene encoding uncharacterized protein: MLLQLADRMVKRPTGILDDVLVQMGKFVFPADFVILDCQVDEEIPIILGRTLLSPRRALIDCETGELKMRLNDEEVIFNIQQSMRRPSKYANCFLVEAVDVILYEDDVTLTAKDPLEACLTILEEMDGEGLAEWVMALDGQGFWKREPQFESLELEKRATPPAKPSVEEPLKLELKPLLAHLRHKGYQPNLLYAQDSLGRRAQTFQRTSTKVEPEYERGGEEGSDKMAGRVIALLFLGWIFGVQSDLNSPRRQRENIIHLSIWHVHLSENAFWALQCTDDISTVHVSHFHRNGDSFEDCLRNLKRVLKRCVETNLVLNWEKCHFMVQEWIVLGHRVSSKGIEIDHAKVDVIEKLSLPTSVKAVKCFLGHAGLAFEELKKILVTAPSLLHPTRSNHLSLCAMQKKKESKPRLIHWVLLLQEFDLEIRDRKGIENQVADHLSRLEGAEKKVEVEDIIETFPNEHLLAMIMEEAPWYADIANYLASGIACHASPYGGHFGGIRTAAKVLESGLYWPTVFKDAHAWFKCCDECQRTCNISRRHEMPMTTIQEVEVFDMWGIDFMGPFVSSYGNKYILVAVYYVSKWVKAVALPTNDAKGVTSFLKKNIFTRFGTQRAILSDGGTHLCNRAFARLLEKYGVSHKVTTPYHPQSSEQVEVSNREIKSVLTKTVNATRNDWARKLDDALWAYRTTFKTPIGKMNPSRKRRNTGSSASGPGSSSKARSQASAPQFDNARFVSKPAEDRHNANAAKKLLHEVHIDREALEVECLNIFNELRRYQLDIFFEESEEANVQMVREFYANCPEHENGVVTVRNTRVNTSIEAILRVYRLPVFRGNLMFIVLIAEQVWATLFETICVSDREYI; the protein is encoded by the exons ATGTTGTTGCAACTAGCTGACCGCATGGTTAAAAGGCCAACTgggattcttgatgatgtgttggtacaaATGGGGAagtttgtgttccctgcagactttgttattcttgattgtcaggTAGATGAGGAAATACCTATCATTTTAGGGAGGACATTATTGTCCCCTAGGAGAGCACTGATCGATTGTGAAactggggaattaaaaatgaggctgaacgatgaagaagtcatattcaacattcaGCAATCCATGAGGAGACCCAGTAAATATGCTAATTGCTTCCTAGTGGAGGCAGTGGATGTGATCCTGTACGAAGATGATGTGACCCTTACTGCTAAAGATCCATTGGAAGCCTGCCTAACAATTTTAGAGGAGATGGATGGTGAAGGGTTAGCTGAGTGGGTCATGGCACTTGATGGACAAGGATTCTGGAAAAGGGAACCTcagttcgagtcccttgagttAGAAAAAAGAGCTACACCTCCAGCAAAGCCATCAGTAGAGGAACCACTGAAGCTGGAGCTGAAACCGCTCCTAGCTCACCTCAG acataaagggtatcagcctaaccttctgtatgcacaagattctcttggaagaagggcacaaaccttccagagaacatcAACGAAAGTTGAACCAGAATAtgaaagaggtggtgaagaaggaaGTGATAAAATG GCTGGTCGGGTGATCGCACttttgtttcttggatggatattcggggtacaatcagatctcaATAGCCCCCGAAGACAGAGAGAAAACatcattcacttgtccatatggcatgTTCACCTTtcggagaatgccttttgggctttACAATGCACCGACGACATTTCAACGGTGCATGTTAGCCATTTTCATAGAAATGGTGATTCATTTGAGGACTGTCTTCGCAACTTAAAAAGAGTGCTCaaaagatgtgtggagacaaatttagtgttgaactgggagaagtgtcattttatggtacaagaatGGATAGTCCTGGGGCATCGAGTGTCCAGTAAGGGAATTGAGATTgaccatgctaaggttgacgTGATTGAGAAGTTGTCACTGCCTACTTCAGTCAAGGCGGTGAAAtgtttccttgggcacgccgg gttGGCATTTGAGGAGTTGAAGAAGATATTGGTGACTGCAccatcattgttgcacccaactAGGAGCAATCATTTGAGCTTATGTGCGATGCAA AAAAAAAAGGAGTCAAAGCCACGCCTGATTCACTGGGTTCTTCTGTTACAAGAATTTGATCTGGAGATACGTGATAGAAAAGGGATAGAGAACCAAGTGGCTGACCACCTCTCAAGGTTGGAAGgagctgaaaagaaggtagaggttgAGGATATAATAGAGACATTCCCGAATGAACATTTACTAGCAATGATAATGGAGGAGGCACCGTGGTATGCTGACattgctaattatttagcaagtggtATT GCTTGCCATGCTTCACcttatggtggacactttggaggaattCGGACAGCAGCTAAGGTGTTGGAGTCAGGCTTGTATTGGCCAACTGTGTTCAAGGATGCCCATGCTTGGTTCAAATGTTGCGATGAATGCCAAAGGACATGCAACATATCTCGCAGACATGAGATGCCAATGAccacaattcaagaggtggaagttTTTGACATGTGGGGGATCGACTTCATGGGGCCATTTGTCAGCTCGTATGGTAATAAGTACATATTGGTAGCAGTTTACTACGTCTCTAAGTGGGTCAAAGCAGTGGCTCTCCCGACCAATGATGCTAAAGGGGTAACAAGTTTTCTGAAGAAGAACATTTTCACACGTTTTGGCACCCAAAGAGCTATACTTAGTGATGGCGGAACACATTTATGCAATAGAGCGTTCGCACGGCTATTGGAAAAGTATGGAGTTAGTCATAAGGTGACCACCCCGTACCACCCACAGTCGAGCGAGCAAGTTGAAGTGTCTAACAGGGAGATTAAAAGTGTCCTTACAAAAACAGTGAATGCAACAAGGAATGATTGGGCAAGGAAGctggatgatgcattgtgggcgtACCGCACAAccttcaaaactccaattg GTAAAATGAATCCATCTAGGAAGAGACGCAATACCGGGTCCTCCGCTAGTGGACCAGGAAGTTCCTCCAAAGCTAGGAGTCAAGCCAGTGCGCCACAGTTTGACAACGCTAGGTTTGTCTCCAAACCAGCGGAGGACAGGCACAATGCAAATGCGGCTAAGAAATTGTTACATGAGGTGCATATTGACCGAGAAGCCTTAGAGGTGGAATGTCTGAATATCTTCAATGAGTTGAGGAGGTATCAGCTAGACATATTCTTTGAGGAATCAGAGGAGGCCAATGTTCAGATGGTAAGGGAATTCTATGCTAACTGCCCGGAACATGAGAATGGGGTTGTTACTGTACGCAATACCCGGGTAAATACGTCCATCGAGGCCATCCTCAGGGTGTACCGGCTGCCAGTATTCAGGGGGAATCTGATGTTTATCGTACTTATAGCCGAACAAGTGTGGGCAACTCTTTTTGAGACTATCTGTGTGTCAGACAGAGAATACATATGA